The Pseudomonas eucalypticola genome has a window encoding:
- the rpsL gene encoding 30S ribosomal protein S12 has product MATINQLVRQPRKRIVEKSDVPALQNCPQRRGVCTRVYTTTPKKPNSALRKVCRVRLTNGFEVSSYIGGEGHNLQEHSVVLIRGGRVKDLPGVRYHTVRGSLDTSGVKGRNQGRSKYGTKRPK; this is encoded by the coding sequence ATGGCAACTATCAACCAGCTGGTACGTCAGCCGCGTAAGCGTATCGTCGAGAAATCCGACGTACCTGCGCTGCAGAACTGCCCGCAACGTCGTGGCGTGTGCACCCGTGTGTACACCACCACGCCGAAAAAACCTAACTCGGCACTGCGTAAAGTATGCCGTGTGCGTCTGACCAACGGTTTCGAGGTTTCCTCGTACATCGGCGGTGAAGGCCACAACCTGCAAGAGCACAGCGTGGTACTGATCCGCGGCGGTCGTGTAAAAGACTTGCCAGGTGTTCGTTACCACACCGTTCGCGGCTCCCTGGATACCTCCGGCGTCAAAGGTCGTAACCAAGGTCGTTCGAAGTACGGTACCAAGCGTCCGAAGTAA
- the rpsG gene encoding 30S ribosomal protein S7, with protein sequence MPRRRVAAKREVLDDPKYGSQILAKFMNHVMESGKKAVAERIVYGALDKVKERKNSDPLEIFEKALDAIAPLVEVKSRRVGGATYQVPVEVRPSRRNALAMRWLVDFARKRGEKSMALRLAGELLDAAEGKGAAVKKREDVHRMAEANKAFSHYRF encoded by the coding sequence ATGCCAAGAAGACGCGTAGCAGCCAAGCGCGAAGTGCTTGACGATCCAAAATACGGCAGCCAAATCCTGGCCAAGTTCATGAACCACGTGATGGAAAGCGGCAAGAAAGCCGTTGCCGAGCGTATCGTTTATGGCGCGCTGGACAAGGTTAAAGAACGCAAGAACAGCGACCCACTGGAAATCTTCGAGAAAGCTCTCGACGCCATCGCTCCGCTGGTCGAAGTAAAGTCGCGCCGTGTTGGCGGTGCTACTTACCAGGTTCCGGTTGAAGTTCGTCCGTCCCGTCGTAACGCCCTGGCAATGCGCTGGCTGGTAGACTTCGCGCGCAAGCGCGGTGAGAAGTCTATGGCTTTGCGCCTGGCTGGCGAGCTGTTGGATGCTGCCGAAGGCAAAGGTGCTGCAGTTAAGAAGCGTGAAGACGTTCACCGTATGGCTGAAGCCAACAAAGCGTTCTCGCACTACCGCTTCTAA